A stretch of the Planktothrix serta PCC 8927 genome encodes the following:
- a CDS encoding aspartyl/asparaginyl beta-hydroxylase domain-containing protein translates to MFSESTDFEFVATLEANWLIIRQELEQLQPKNFIDWPEKDIYNQGWEVFGLYAFGQRIEDNCRLCPQTTQLVEGIPGMMTAGFSSLAPGTYIGPHFGVTQAVLRCHLGLIVPDECGIRVDKETRSWQEGKCLVFDDTLEHEAWNKSGKPRVVLLIDFQRGELRAKEPLGTNQSVDEAYWLKILSQVETSDKL, encoded by the coding sequence ATGTTTTCTGAATCAACGGATTTTGAATTTGTAGCTACCTTAGAAGCTAACTGGTTAATTATCCGCCAGGAGCTAGAGCAACTTCAGCCTAAAAATTTTATTGATTGGCCTGAGAAAGATATTTACAATCAAGGCTGGGAAGTTTTTGGACTGTATGCGTTTGGGCAAAGAATTGAAGATAATTGCCGCTTATGTCCCCAAACGACTCAATTGGTTGAAGGGATACCCGGTATGATGACTGCTGGATTTTCTTCCTTAGCGCCTGGAACTTATATTGGCCCTCACTTTGGCGTAACTCAAGCTGTACTCCGTTGTCATTTGGGTTTGATTGTGCCAGATGAATGTGGGATTAGAGTAGATAAAGAAACCAGAAGTTGGCAAGAAGGTAAATGCTTGGTATTTGATGACACATTAGAGCATGAAGCCTGGAATAAATCTGGGAAACCAAGGGTTGTTTTGTTGATAGATTTTCAAAGAGGCGAATTAAGGGCGAAAGAGCCGTTGGGAACTAACCAATCAGTTGATGAAGCGTATTGGTTAAAGATTTTGTCCCAAGTAGAAACTTCTGACAAACTATAA
- a CDS encoding SDR family oxidoreductase: protein MKLEDIRAIVTGSASGIGRCITLELARAGAKVVGGDLDVDGLKALEAESAEFSGKVYGIYLDVANEVSVKDFIIQAFEKIQDINTLVNNAGILRDGLLVTQDEEGWLRKLPTAQWKRVIDVNLTGAFLMAREFAATVIEKNITPSLIVNISSITRSGNPGQSNYSASKAGLDADTRTWALELAPFGFRVAGIAPGLTNTPILSRVSTEALAEMTKQIPLGRIAEPYEIWQAMRFIIECDYFTGSIIDVDGGVRF, encoded by the coding sequence ATGAAATTAGAAGACATTCGTGCTATAGTCACTGGTTCTGCTAGCGGAATTGGTCGTTGCATAACTTTAGAATTGGCCCGTGCGGGAGCCAAGGTAGTAGGTGGTGATTTAGATGTAGATGGGTTAAAAGCATTGGAAGCAGAAAGTGCCGAATTTTCCGGGAAAGTTTACGGAATTTATCTGGATGTCGCTAACGAAGTATCAGTAAAAGATTTTATTATCCAAGCTTTTGAAAAGATTCAAGATATTAATACCCTAGTGAACAACGCTGGTATTCTACGAGATGGCTTACTCGTCACACAAGATGAAGAAGGTTGGCTCCGTAAACTACCGACAGCACAATGGAAGCGAGTCATTGATGTGAATCTGACAGGTGCCTTTTTAATGGCTAGAGAATTTGCCGCAACAGTCATTGAGAAGAATATTACGCCAAGTTTGATAGTCAATATTTCCTCTATCACTAGGTCAGGCAATCCCGGTCAGTCAAATTATAGTGCTTCCAAGGCTGGATTAGATGCAGACACACGCACATGGGCTTTAGAGTTAGCCCCGTTTGGATTTCGGGTAGCAGGTATCGCACCTGGATTAACCAATACCCCCATCCTGAGCCGAGTTTCGACCGAAGCACTGGCTGAGATGACTAAGCAAATTCCCCTGGGTCGCATAGCTGAACCTTACGAAATTTGGCAAGCCATGCGTTTCATTATTGAATGCGACTATTTTACTGGTAGCATCATAGATGTAGATGGTGGTGTGCGATTTTAA
- a CDS encoding glycosyltransferase family 32 protein, translating to MSQIPKIIHQIFFAGAAALPQKYLRYHQTVLQHHPDWEHQFWDESKSYQFMEQHYSWFLPVYNSYTYNIQRWDAIRYFILYHYGGFYIDIDIECLKPLNSLLGDFELVLSRLVGFSNAIMGSIPGHPLWLKVFEELPKRKDNSANKTMPYYIGYSTGPIMLNDCIIASQLQESPKILVCPGYIFEPGAPMELNGKIFKSLPNSQTYTIHHMTTSWLPPKHQIIRFLFGLVLEPYWFFGSLFKIS from the coding sequence ATGAGCCAAATTCCCAAAATAATACATCAGATTTTTTTTGCGGGAGCAGCAGCACTACCACAAAAATATCTTCGCTATCATCAAACAGTTTTACAACATCACCCGGATTGGGAACATCAATTTTGGGATGAATCAAAATCTTATCAGTTTATGGAACAGCATTATTCCTGGTTTCTCCCAGTGTATAATTCCTACACTTATAACATTCAACGTTGGGATGCAATACGTTATTTTATCCTCTATCACTACGGAGGTTTTTATATTGATATAGATATTGAATGCCTTAAGCCACTTAATAGTTTGTTAGGAGATTTTGAGCTAGTGCTCTCAAGATTAGTTGGCTTTAGCAATGCTATTATGGGAAGCATTCCCGGGCATCCCCTTTGGCTAAAAGTATTCGAGGAATTGCCAAAACGCAAAGACAATTCAGCCAATAAAACAATGCCTTATTATATAGGCTACAGTACCGGACCGATCATGTTAAATGACTGTATCATAGCTTCTCAATTACAGGAAAGCCCCAAAATTCTTGTTTGTCCAGGATACATATTTGAACCAGGTGCTCCTATGGAACTTAACGGGAAAATTTTTAAGAGTTTACCTAACTCACAGACATATACTATACATCACATGACCACTTCTTGGCTACCTCCAAAACATCAGATTATTAGATTTTTGTTCGGTCTAGTTTTAGAACCGTACTGGTTCTTTGGCTCACTGTTTAAAATTTCATAA
- a CDS encoding ABC transporter ATP-binding protein/permease — MNQFSLRGIKEFWGIAKLYWLGDEKRGALLLLILLGVLLLMNTQVKVLLNNLQGDLISALSARDRLRFWQGILFAFGGIIIFGFLNSGYGYVREIIGIYWRRWLTHHLLNQYFKNRAFYDLNIFYKEIDNPDQRISEDVSNFCQQSVQFLVNCLESFFVVIAFSIILWSISQKLVFALVIYSLLAYIITIGFYGKKLTKLNFEQLKKEANFRFGLVRIRENAESIALYNGILPESHKVKLIFNEVFKNFKQLILWTEVYLNIFKHQFGYLPWIIPALILGNQILSGEIEVGKVTEAGGAFGQVAFSVNLIMYQFEKFTKFAASINRLYIFLIYFKQLEKNTSLTKNIDIVNDDNITFTNLTIQTPNYQKTLIRNISLTLPIGQGLLITGNSGSGKSSLLRTLAGLWDSGTGVIARPNLEEMLFLPQRPYMISGTLREQLLYPRGKTDLSDAELYQVLKKVNLADLVERFEGLDVDKDWTDILSLGEQQRLAFARILVTKPKYVILDEATSALDADNEEQLYNLLVATGATFISVGHRPTLRKFHQRFFHF; from the coding sequence ATGAATCAATTTAGCTTAAGAGGGATTAAAGAGTTTTGGGGAATTGCCAAACTTTATTGGTTAGGCGATGAAAAACGAGGCGCACTCCTTTTACTTATCCTGCTTGGTGTTTTATTGCTCATGAACACTCAAGTCAAAGTATTATTGAACAACCTACAGGGAGATTTAATTTCTGCTCTTTCTGCCCGCGATCGGCTACGGTTTTGGCAAGGCATATTGTTTGCTTTTGGGGGTATAATCATTTTTGGGTTTCTCAACTCTGGCTATGGCTATGTCCGAGAGATAATAGGTATTTATTGGCGACGGTGGTTAACTCATCATTTACTTAACCAATATTTTAAAAATCGTGCTTTTTATGACCTAAATATCTTCTATAAGGAAATTGATAACCCAGACCAACGTATTTCTGAAGATGTTTCCAACTTCTGTCAGCAATCTGTGCAATTTTTGGTCAATTGTCTCGAATCTTTTTTTGTTGTTATTGCATTTAGCATCATTCTCTGGTCGATTTCTCAAAAGCTCGTTTTTGCTTTGGTCATTTATTCTCTATTAGCCTATATCATAACAATTGGTTTTTATGGCAAAAAGTTGACAAAATTGAATTTTGAACAGTTGAAAAAAGAAGCTAATTTTCGCTTTGGTTTAGTCCGTATCCGAGAAAATGCTGAGTCTATTGCTTTATATAATGGCATTTTGCCAGAATCTCATAAAGTCAAACTTATCTTTAATGAAGTTTTCAAGAATTTCAAGCAATTAATTTTATGGACAGAGGTTTATTTAAATATATTTAAGCATCAGTTTGGCTATCTCCCTTGGATTATACCAGCACTGATTCTGGGTAATCAAATTCTTTCAGGTGAAATTGAAGTAGGCAAAGTTACTGAAGCAGGAGGTGCTTTTGGACAAGTGGCTTTTTCTGTCAATTTGATTATGTATCAATTTGAAAAATTTACTAAATTTGCGGCTTCAATTAATCGTTTATATATCTTTTTAATCTATTTTAAACAACTGGAAAAAAATACTTCTCTTACTAAAAATATTGATATTGTCAACGACGATAATATAACCTTTACAAACTTGACTATTCAGACACCCAATTATCAAAAAACTCTCATAAGAAATATTTCTTTAACGCTGCCAATTGGTCAAGGATTATTAATTACAGGAAATAGTGGTTCTGGGAAAAGTTCTCTGTTGCGAACTTTAGCAGGTTTATGGGATTCGGGAACAGGTGTGATTGCCCGTCCGAATTTGGAAGAGATGCTATTTTTACCCCAGCGTCCTTACATGATATCAGGAACTCTGCGAGAGCAGCTTCTTTATCCTCGTGGTAAAACAGATTTGAGTGATGCAGAACTTTATCAAGTGCTTAAAAAGGTGAATTTGGCAGACTTAGTAGAAAGATTTGAGGGTTTGGATGTAGATAAAGATTGGACTGATATCCTTTCTTTAGGAGAGCAACAAAGATTAGCTTTTGCCAGAATATTAGTAACAAAACCCAAGTATGTCATTTTAGATGAAGCAACCAGTGCTTTAGATGCTGATAATGAAGAACAGCTTTATAATCTTTTAGTAGCAACAGGCGCAACGTTTATTAGTGTTGGTCATCGCCCTACCCTGAGAAAATTCCATCAGAGATTTTTCCATTTTTAA
- a CDS encoding MFS transporter, translating into MRIFTFIWFGQLVSLISIWMTGFALDISVFKQTGSATQFAFLIITSTVPLVIISPVAGTLVDHWNRRWTMIITHLFAGISSLILILIVTSGQLQIEYIYLRNIFASLIGAFHAPAYKTAITSIVSQEDLGRASGMVQLGIGIQQIISPLIAGILLDFIGLKGILMIDLSALIIALVPLFLLRFGEISQTNDIGENVHSTSFWEKIVYGWTYLINCPGLPSFLILYTIYQFLIGFVSVLVYPLILCMTTPSNLGKITFLGGVGMLLGSIVMSTWKYNLQNLINLVLFAMSLSGLCIAFAGFRPSLIEISLSTLLFFFITPVLNGLVQVFFQTRVVENVQGRVFALTGAISGAAIPIAALFAGPLADYIFEPLMAFDGPWSKELVGQLIGSGPGRGIGLLFVIVGFFLLIIPLIGYQFPTLRQLDDGNRI; encoded by the coding sequence ATGCGTATTTTTACATTTATTTGGTTCGGTCAGCTAGTGTCTCTAATTAGTATCTGGATGACTGGTTTTGCTCTCGATATATCCGTGTTTAAGCAAACTGGTTCAGCCACTCAATTTGCCTTCCTAATAATTACGTCTACAGTTCCACTCGTTATCATTTCTCCTGTAGCAGGAACATTGGTGGATCATTGGAATCGTCGTTGGACAATGATTATCACTCATCTTTTTGCAGGTATATCTAGTCTAATTTTGATACTCATCGTGACCAGTGGTCAACTACAAATTGAGTACATCTATTTGAGAAATATCTTTGCTTCCCTCATTGGTGCTTTTCATGCACCTGCTTATAAAACTGCCATTACTTCTATAGTCTCTCAGGAGGATTTAGGAAGAGCTAGTGGTATGGTTCAATTGGGAATAGGTATTCAGCAAATTATTTCACCTTTAATTGCAGGGATTCTATTGGATTTTATCGGCCTAAAAGGTATTCTTATGATAGACTTATCTGCGTTAATCATTGCCCTTGTTCCTCTGTTTTTACTACGGTTTGGTGAAATAAGTCAAACAAATGATATTGGTGAGAATGTTCATTCTACTTCCTTTTGGGAAAAAATAGTTTATGGCTGGACTTATTTGATTAATTGTCCCGGTCTACCGAGCTTTCTGATTCTCTACACTATTTACCAATTCTTGATTGGCTTCGTAAGTGTATTAGTTTACCCTCTAATTCTTTGTATGACGACTCCAAGCAATTTGGGAAAAATCACATTCCTCGGCGGTGTTGGTATGCTTTTGGGTAGTATAGTCATGAGTACTTGGAAATATAATTTACAAAACTTAATTAACCTAGTTCTATTTGCTATGTCGTTGAGTGGGCTATGTATTGCTTTTGCTGGATTTCGTCCCTCTCTTATCGAAATTAGTCTTTCTACTTTATTATTCTTCTTCATTACTCCTGTTCTTAATGGCTTAGTGCAAGTCTTCTTTCAAACAAGAGTCGTTGAAAATGTCCAAGGAAGAGTTTTTGCTTTAACAGGTGCAATATCGGGTGCTGCTATACCAATAGCAGCACTTTTTGCTGGGCCTTTAGCTGACTATATTTTCGAGCCTTTGATGGCTTTTGATGGTCCTTGGTCTAAAGAACTGGTCGGTCAGTTAATTGGCTCAGGTCCAGGTCGTGGTATTGGTTTACTCTTTGTCATTGTTGGTTTTTTCCTGTTGATAATACCTTTGATTGGATATCAGTTTCCGACACTCCGCCAGTTGGATGACGGTAATAGAATTTAA
- a CDS encoding MbtH family protein, producing the protein MNTNEQDDNTIYLVVVNHEEQYSIWPKWKQELPLGWKSVGKEGFKKECLDYIAEVWTDMRPLSLRQAMKESEEVSH; encoded by the coding sequence ATGAATACTAACGAACAAGATGACAACACGATATATCTCGTAGTGGTCAATCATGAAGAACAATATTCAATTTGGCCAAAATGGAAACAAGAATTACCATTAGGATGGAAAAGTGTTGGTAAAGAAGGTTTTAAAAAGGAATGTTTAGACTACATTGCCGAAGTATGGACTGATATGCGTCCTTTAAGTTTACGTCAGGCAATGAAAGAATCTGAAGAAGTTTCCCATTAA